The genome window cttgTGTCCAACCCCGCACcttgccctccccccgcccaggaaTTTATCTGCGCCCGGTACCACCCATGGCCCTGGGCtctctggctaggtctacacggcagagcttttgtgcaaaaacggcatCAGGGACGTATGTGTCTGTGTTcccgtgtgtgtgtccgtgtatccatgtccctgtgtgtgtgtgtccgtgtccccgtgtgtgtccatgtccccatgtccccgtgtgtgtgtccatgtgtccgtgtccccgtgtgtgtgtgtctgtgtccatGTGTCCGTGTCCAcatgtgtgtgtccatgtgtccctgtcctcgtgtgtgtgtgtgtccccgtgtgtgtgtccccgtgtgtgtgtccccgtgtatccctgtccctgtgtgtgtgtgtccatgtccccGTGTGTGTCCATGTCCCCATGTTcccgtgtgtgtgtccgtgtatccatgtccctgtgtgtgtgtgtccgtgtccccgtgtgtgtccatgtccccatgtccccgtgtgtgtgtccatgtgtccgtgtccccgtgtgtgtgtgtctgtgtccgtGTGTCCATGTCCACATGTGTCCACTCCTCCCACcacgccaggcttctgtctggtgcccagccagaaaaatcagagaatactggacactgcacatgtccggaattgtctgattttttttaccgggcagaggGCACAAATACCAGACactggcaaccctagaagcaCCTCTGGGAAGGGCAGAGGCCGGAAGGATCGGCTGACCCGCCCTGCACCAGAGCTGGCTCTGCAAAGAGCCTGTGTCAAAGACTGGGCGATGGACGCGtgtggtggattctctgtcacAATCTCACTCCcgaccttttctttctttttattcacAGCCCTTTGGACGCTAAAGGACCGGCCCAGCGAGCTCTTTGGGGTCGGGTCTGAGGTACAAATTGCCCCGGGACTGGCTGGCCCTTTGGGACGGGGAGAGTCTGTTCGCAGGTGGggagatgggttagaacctctctcCTGTGTGCGGACTTGGGTTGGGTGTGGCACAGGGAACGCTGGGGCCTGAGGggtttgcttgtgaggcttctcgCTGGCCAGAGGGGCGGCCGAAGTGCTCggtgtggctggtttggtgccttagaGGGAGGGCCCCAGGCTTGGGCTGTCAGTCGCCCTGGCTCTGAGCCATTGGCCCTCATGTGACCCTCTGcgcggtgcccagacccagccgaTATGTTACAGGCTGCCCCTGGATCAGGCGGTAGCAGccgctccctggctgggggccagTGTGGGGTCAGGCTGAGTGGGACGTTTTTCTGACAGTTCGGTGACTCCAGACCAGCCCATacgtgggaggtgggggggttgtAAGGCAGGGCTCTGACATTTCGTCTGTcactgcctgggacagagcccctCACCGCTGGGCCAAAGGCCGGGCAGTTCGACCAATGCTTCATGTGCTGTCTTCACCTGCTCCCCTGGCCCTTTGGTCACTGGGAGACATTCCCTGCTCAGCTCAGGTCACTCGACATGGCTCTTTTTCCCTCTTCGTCCCGAGCCCGGCCCCCGAGAGCCCAAGCGCTGAGGTCACAAGGCGACCGCGGGGTGGAGACATTGAACTGCACCAGGCCTGAAGTCCAGACACCTCCCAAAACCTGGtctgctgcctggctccctgcccagtGACTGGGGAGCGACAGgcccttgtagccagacagccccccccccccatctcatccatcttattttgcctctgaggttcctgaagcatacaggacagagaaggagcaataaaatcagcacagtctatgctggctcatctgatcccgagaagctgaaaacatggaTATGAGGacagaacgattaaggcaataagctggcctcgaggctgcgagaagtgcccggctggcacccatgttgatacgaacacacagccgtccctgggagaggaatcccccactgagaaaagtaCTTCCAatccccagtacttccaatttaatcctctcaactctcttacaagtgtaaattaagttcacaactcccttgtaagagctggtctcacaaaagacagaccagcactatttggcatcacagatgagaaagagaaatacgtgaccccctgggtataaagatgggtccagcacacactcacttttgagtgtcaatctaccctctacctgctggtcgggttaggtgtctgacctcccgaggttctatggggacgcccacctcgtattttcgtctttcctaggaattgagggaccggccctggcctgacacactggaatcgagaggcacagaagggggtaaaaattgtacctggatgtggtcctctgtcttaagtgtacacagacttagagctctttaaagattaagctgttacctGGTACTATTAtttgttttcctatctttatcttctttgtaaccatttttaagatctatattttgctagcagttaagaaatagaacaatagccattgcaaccatatgatttataagcttcctcaataaacctgtaactgtttaagctttaacctgattccttcagttgctgtaatagaaccaggcacaatttaaaagaacttcagccggtcttaagtgacagatatagggagagcttgggcatttggatttgtgtcactcccaggtggcagatccgttggggcacttctcagcctcccccaggctgcccgctgcgaaggaatcacggattctagcagctaaaatctgaagtgttataagctctccctgtaaacttattggggcactggtcaacctcctccaggttgcccgctgcaagggaccccggtctcagcagttgaagtctcgggtgtatagcacatacacacaccactcacctccctgaccgttggctgacccTGAGCAAGGATTCTCGGGAGCCGGGGGTGGGGCAGActctgggttcaagtcccaccctcCAGCAGATGGGAGAAGAATTGGAGCTGGGATCTGTCCCCTTTTAGGGGAGCGCTGGGACCACTGAGCTGACGGGTCCCTCGGTCTCTCCCATTGATGCTGCCCCGCAGTGGGGCAAACAATTAAAAACCCactggggcaggggcctggacgcGGGAGCTTCCACCTCCTGGCCTCCCCCCACGCTGTCAGCTTACTGCTAGGGGCCTGATCCGGACCCACAGCCGAGCGAGGAGGCcaaactccagccctgccctgtgtggatgctgccagTGTGTGCTCAGAAACACCGGTGCTGAGTGAGCCTCTACTGCAATCATGTCGCTGCCCAGTGAGCTTGGGGTTCAGCAGCCGCTGGGCAGGGCTCCGGGAGCCCCGGGGGGCAgatgctgggcgggcggggcccagAGGGGTACGTCAGTGCACGAGCCCTCGTGAGCCAGGCCCCCAGAGGCGGGCGGAGCTGGGACGTGAGCTCGTGGGGAAGGACTCGCAGCTGGGAAGGGCCGGCGGAGCCGTGGGATCCTTGCGGCCGCTCGGCAAAGCCAGGCCCATTCTCCTCCAGGCTTTAAGGGCTGAAGGGACCAGTGAGAGCTTCCCGCTGAGCTgcctcgctcccccgccccctgcacagACCCCGGAGCCGCCCGGGCCTTTCCCGCTGGGGCAGACCGGCCAGAGCCTGGTGTTCGCACACGCGGGTTCCTTGGGCTCCTTAGCTCAGTCATTCCCAGGTGTGAGCAGCGCCTGGCATCAGACACGAGGCCCCAGggccaccccagccagccccccccaaccaTCTCGGCAGCTGgcaccaggggctgctgcccgccCATGGCCCAGGAGTCCTGCGGGGACGGTACCTGCCCTtctctccagcccctctgccccctcctgttccctgccgctgggaacctgcccctcctgcccccgtacTGGCCTTGCTCCGGTCCCGGCCTGCGGGAACCCAGCCCCACGGGCCCGGGAAAGCGATGGAAACCGGGCACAGTGGCTGGGGTCGACGCTGCAGGGCACCTCGATCATCCAGCCTCAGGTCCTGAGGTCTCTGCTTTCTGGagcgtggccctggccccagagaGCCAGTCCTCACACCGAGCCTCCGCTCAGCCGTGGGTATCTTCCTGCCCCTCGGCCCCATGGCCGCTCGGCCGTGGGTGTCTTCCTGCCCCTCGGCCCCATGGCCGCTCGGCCGTGGGTATCTTCCTGCCCCTCGGCCCCATGGCCGCTCGGCCGTGGGTGTCTTCCTGCCCCTCGGCCCCATGGCCGCTCGGCCGTGGGTATCTTCCTGCCCCTCGGCCCCATGGCCGCTcggctgctgggcagggcagcgggGAATTTGGGGGTGACGAAACTCCATTTGGAggcccctcccctgggtcagTAGCAGatctccccatctcccccctttgggccctgcctgcctgccccatcctccCTCTGGTCTTGTGTCCCCCACCGGGAggatcccagcccccccctcgccccaggAAAGCCCAGCCCGTTATCTACCAGTACCTGTCGCTTCTGAGCCTTGTCCAAACCAAGCGCCCCGGAGCCCCCGGGTTGCCACCCTCCCATAGACAcatctctggggcagcccccccccccgcatgcacacacacgcacacacccacatgcacacgcgcgcacacacacgcacacgcacacacacgcacacacgcgcacccccccacacacccgcacacacacccacacgcgcgcgcacacccacacgcgcgcgcacacacacacacgcacacacccacatgcacacgcgcgcgcacacacacgcacacgcacacacacccccacacacccgcacacacacacacacccgcgcgcacacacgcacacccacacgcgcgcgcacacacacacgcacacacccacatgcacacgcgcgcacacacacgcacacacacgcacacacgcacacactcccccacacacccgcacacacacccacacgcacgcgcgcacacacccgcacacacacacccgcacacacacacacacccgcacacacacccacacgcacgcgcgcacacacacacacacacacccgcacacacacccgcacacacacacacccacacgcacacacacgcacccccccacacacacccgcacacacacacacacccgcgcgcacacacgcacacccacacgcgcgtgcacacacacacacacgcacacacccacatgcacacgcgcgcgcacacacgcacacgcacgcacacacccccccacacacacacacccgcgcgcacacgcacacccacacgcgcgcgcgcacacacacacacacacgcacacacccacatgcacacgcgcgcgcacacacgcacacgcacgcacacaccccccccacacaccgacccgcgcgcacacacgcacacccacacgcgcgcgcacacacacgcacacacccacatgcacacgcgtgcacacacacgcacacacgcacacgcacacacccccccacacacacccacacgcacgcgcgcacacacacgcacacacccacatgcacacgcgcgcacacacacgcacacgcgcacacgcacacacccccccacacacccgcacacacccacacgcacgcgcgcacacacccgcacacacacacacgcacgcacacacacacacgcacacgcacgcgcgcacacacgcacattCCCCGCACCGCTGGGTTTCTAGCGCCAGGGCAGTGGCTGCCCACGAGAGGATTTGCTGTTTCTCTCCACACGCCGCCGCTTTTATTCACTCTTGTGGCCGAGCCGAACGAGGCAGAGTCTCGGATCCACAGGTGTCCGCGGCCCGGCTCGTCCAtcgccgggagggggcggggggggccgtcgGGGCAGGAGGCGGCTTCGGGGACTCAGCGCCGGGGGGTTCGGCGCGCGCCggggggcggccgggcccgcACTTTGCTCCGCAGCGTGGAGAGGGTTCGCTTGAGGCAGGCGAGGAGCCGCCTGAGACACGGGGCTCTGCTCCTCGCCGGGGAGGGCGGCCTCGGGCCGGAGGCCTGCGGGGGGGAGCCCTCGGGGCTGCCCGGTGCTACCGGCCCCGCTGGCGAAAGCCCGGTCGTGCTGGTGGCCACGGACACCGTGGTCgggagcctgccgggagcctttctccccttcccgccCCGCGCCCGTCTGCCGGCGGGCAGGAGCCACATCACCGGCACGCCGAGGCTGGACGCGGGGCCCGCGTCTCCCGGAGCCCCGCGCGGGGGGACCCCAGGGGGTCTTCTGGGCGAGTCGGCCCCGGCCGAGCCGGCGGGTCTCCGGCGCCGCTTCTTGCACTTGCGGCAGACTCGGGCGCGGGGCTGGTCCCTGCAGACACCGGGAGGCGCCGTCCCGTGgagcccgggtggagccgccgcgtCCCGGAGGCCAAGCAGCTCCCCCGAGACTTGAGTCCCCCGCGATTTGTGACTCCCCGCTGCTCCGGGGGGCGGGCCGGCCGAGACGTGTCCTGCCCCGGGCCTGGCGCTGCTCAGCACCCCCATCAGGCGCCGGAGCTGCAGGTGGTGCGCGACCTGCCCGGCGACCAGCGCGGCGAGGGTGGCGCTTGTGCGCTGCCAGGAGCCGGGGGGCTCGGGGGCAGCCTGGGGGTCTGGGCTCCTGGGCAGAGCTGCACGGTCTtggcctgcccctctccccggccTCAGGCCTTCTCCGGagacccccttcctctccacgtGCGGCTCCAGCGTCTCCCCGCTCCCTGCGGCGCCGGCCGCGCTCCGGGGGACGTGGAGAGTCGCCGTGAGCGTCTGCTCTGTCCCGTCGGGCCCCGGAGGGGGCGATGTCGGAGCCGCCCCCGCCCGCAGGTCACAGGGCTCGGGGCTCGCCCGGCCGCCTGCCGCGCCATCGCTGCCGCCCGTCCCCGGCGTTGGGGGGCGCCGGGAGCCCGAGGAGCCGGCGCTTTGCCCCTGGGTCTGCCACGCTGGGCGAtgggctgggggttccccccctcTCGCGGCCCCCGGATACTTCCGGGAGTACAACCGGGCCAGCTGCCGCCTTGTGTCCGCGGGCAGGGCcggtgcctccatccccctctcgGCGGGGGCCCCGGCAGGCCGGTGACCGGACTGAGCCTTCCAGGAGGGCGGCGAGAGATCCGGCGCCACGCCCCCGCCGTGCGGAGGAGACAGCCGGCCGCTCTGCCCCGGGACGGGCGCCGTGAACTCCCCCCGGGAATCCTGCACCCTCCGGGGCAGCCCCCATCTCTGCTGCACCTGCAGCTTGACCAGGTGGAGCTCCAGCCGCTTCCTGGTGTCTCTCCGCAGGAAGCGCAGCTCCCCGCGGCGGAGAACCACCTCGACCCGGGGCCTCCaggcgcagggcgggggccccggggcccggctgccccccccgggcCTTCCACGGGGCGTCGGGCCTCCCCCGCTCCTGCGTGGCCAGCAGGAGATCGGTCTCCATCTCTCCGGGCTCCGGGCCAGCTCTCCGGGCTGGGACGGGGGGAGGCGGCTTTGCCggcggctctggggccggggggggcagcccccatCGCGTGGCGAGCTGCATTCGCCTTCcgggggggctgagagggggggctggggcccgCCCCCTCGCTGGGGATGCtgccgccccgccctcccccggcTCTCCAGGGGGCTGGGGCGGCCAGGCCAGGATGGGCTCTCCGGGAAAGGCGGCGCTTCTGTGCGACTCGCCCACCAGCCGCGGAAACGCCTTTCTTTGGATCTCCAGGCATTTCTGGGCCACGTGGCCCTGCAACTTGGCCGCCACCGTGGACACGCGCCTGGccgggctggggtcaggggctggcacagccctgggGGCCTTTGGGGGCGGGGGCCCCGTGGGGCAgacacagggctcctggctcccttGGCCACGTCGGGGTCTAGAGTCGgctctcgggggcggggggagctgtgcTGGAAATCCACGGGTGGGCGGAGCTGGGAGTAAGTCCCACGGCTGCTCGgtgtcccgcccccccagcactggctgccctggggtggggggttgtggtgctggaggcaggagaggcCTGGGGGGCTTCCGGGGGGCTGGGAAGTCCTGCTCTTGCTGGGTTCTCCCTGTGCGCCCAGGATGCTCCAGCTCCTCCCACGCAGGACGGTCCGGCTCCTCCCACGCAGCACGGCCCGGGCGGGGCACCCTGCTCGGGACGAACATCTCCGCGGGGTGTCCCTCCGGCGGGGGCCCAGCGGGGCGGCTGGGGGCCACCTGGGCCAGCGACTCCGTGGACAGGGTGAGCGCTCCCGGCTGGCTCGCCAGGTGCTCGTGGTGGAGGCTGGAGTCGAAGGCAGGGGCCGACGGCTGGGCCCGACCCGCGGGCTGCTCCGGACGGTCTCGCCGGCTCGGGACACGAGGCCTGGGgagaggcgggggtggggtgggacgcGAGGGGCCTTCCCAGCCCACGACAGACACGGTCTCCCCCGCGCGGCAGAGGGACAGCGACCAGCGCTGGGAGGCTTCGCGCAGGGCAACGCAGCTGGACCCGCAGGGGACGGAGGAGCTGGAGtcccaggaggaagaggagagcgaGCTCCCGGCGAGCGTGCTCACGCTGGGCCTGCGGGAGAGAGCAGATGGGCAGAGGGGAGGCGGCGTGTGGGTGGAGGGGACTCAGGGGGGTGGCGCCCCACACGCTGCCCCACGGCAATCAGCTGGGTAACAGcgctgagaggggaaaaggcagcacTGGGTCTATAACCTTCCCCGCAGGCACacgtacagcccctagcacacgGGCCTAGCGTGGCTGGGGGCCTCGCGCGATTCTAATAGAAAGATTGGCtaataaaaagtgtgtgtgtgtgtgtgtgtgtgtgagagagagacacacacacacacacacacacacacacacacacacacacacacaacctactactgctaccaGTCAATGGAGTTTCTCCCTCGGGGGAGGTCTGTGCGATGGGCCTGAACGTCCTGGGTTTGACCCCAGTTGATGCGCCATGGCTGGGGCATGTCATGGGATGTGCCGCTGTTCCTAGCAGCCCCTCTCTGTCACCAGCTCCCTGGCTTTctctgcccagcctgctcctgcccagctgggccgGCCTGCCATCCCTTcccggcgctgggctcttcctcCAGAGGCAGCCTGTGGTGTGCCTAGCCCGCCCGGCCACCTCCCCTGCCAGTGCGGTGGGGCAGACACCCCCTCGGGCTGCCGCGCGGTCGGTGTCCATCGCGGGGAGCAGGGGACGGCTCCAGACAGCCGCCTGCCGGGGACGTTGCTGTGCGGACGGGTTGGATCCGCTCCCAGCCCTCGCCTGTGTCTTTGCCTTGCGCTGCGGATGGGCCCTCAGGGGTCCCTGGCCGGGGAAGCGAAAGCCTCTTAGGGGCTTTTCCCTGCTATCTTAGGATCCGGGAGTGTCTggttttccctgccccctcccctctgcattcactcccccaccatcccccccagcagccccgaGTCTGGTGCCCCCCTGCATTGCCTTACGGTATCAGCACTTCCTCCAGGTGCCTGGCCACGTCCTGGATCCTCTCCTCCACAAGCCGGAGGCCGCGAGCCAGGGTGAGCGTCTCCAGCGGCACGTggcagctggggacagagagaGCAGAGCGCTGAGGGCAGGCCCGGCCGCAGACCCGCACTTATCCGGGGCGGCTCTGAAAGTCTCCTGCCCCTTCCGCAGGGAGGTAGAGTCGAGCCTGGCTGGTGCTGGCGAGGGGGTGGCTGGACTGGGAGGTGAGCCCGGGCTAGTGCCGACAAGGTGAGCACGTACCCTGCTGGCAGCATGGCTCCTGTCCCTGCGACAGCAGAGTGTTAGCATCGAGGATAACGGCCTACTACCGCTACCAAGTAATGGAGCCACCTCTGCTTTCTGCTGCAGGGATGAGGGTCCCGGTTTGAAATGCTGCTGGGAAGGGGCGTTACAcaaagctgccctgtcccctcaccCTGAACGGTCTGCGACCTCGCCCTGCCCACGGTGCCAGAAAGGCCTCTCCGCCGCACGCCCCTGTGTGCACGGGGCTGCTCCCACGAGGCATTTTCTCCCCCCTTGGCAAGGGAACATGGGCCAGTCCAGTCCACACAATCTACCCCCCCTCTCATTGGCAGCATGGTGCGAGAGGATGGGAATGAACCACTGTGCGGTGCCTGGGGGGGGTTGGAGATGGCTCCTGGGAACGATTCCCGAGGAGATAACGGCTCTCCTGGCCCATCGGtcagggcagagaggggctgggtggggggaaaTGCAGGAGGCCAGTCCAGAGGAGgggcctgggccaggcagggttTTGGGGGGCCTTGCTCACCATGTCCCTGGGGATTGACAGGCCCCCTCCAGCTGCTCCTCACTGCATCCAGAAGCTGCCAGAAGTGAGACATAGAGAGACACTGGGCGGCCTGGAGACCTGGCTCTCCCGAGCCCCGTGGTCTGGGGCGGCCTGTGACCagagcccagccagagccctggcaCCACTCCAGGCACGGAGGGACCAGACCCGCTCTGCGTGGCATGGGGCCCACGTCGGCCACCACAGCTGGGGGGTCGGGGACTTACCCTTCAGCGCCTGTCGGGGTCTGCGCCTCGTCCTCCTCGGCGGGGCCTGCCACACGCAGAGAGAAAGCAGCCGGGTCAGGAGCGAGGCAGTGAGGCTGGGCGGGCAGTGAGCCCTGCGCCAGGGGAGAGccacggggccctgggcagcagtcCCTAGTGGGAAGTGCTGCACCAGGGCACAGCATGGCCGCCTGCAGCCGACACAGGCCACCCAACACAACCACACGGGCTGCCATGGACAatccagggcctggagaagctGCCACTGCGGGTGCCCAGAGCCGGCGGCGTTTCTAAGCCTTGCAGGAGGGAGCCGGCAGAGAACCCTTcgggccagtggggctggggcggggccaggccgggcgAGTCCAGCTGGAAGGGGGCCTGTGACTCAGGTGTGAGGGCGCAGTTGGGGTCCCCCGATTCTGCACCCCCGGAGCAGACAGAACAGTCTCCAGCAGCCAGCGGAACAGAGAGGGGGTtcttgattttccagaatacagcccagcacaggcgTGAGgtggcattggggggggggggctgggatgcCCCAGATCCCTGAAGGCCGGTGCCTGGGGCCCTCGTCTCCAAGCCCCCTCCCTAGGCGGCTCCAGCATGTTTCCAGCTCCAAGctaactcttcctccccccacgtacttcctttgtgccccccccccccgaaccagtcagggcagtgtctggcccccctgctgggccgtgctcagggccagagccagtagggggcagcccaagcctagcaacca of Pelodiscus sinensis isolate JC-2024 chromosome 3, ASM4963464v1, whole genome shotgun sequence contains these proteins:
- the LOC142827534 gene encoding uncharacterized protein LOC142827534, whose translation is MGGVSSLLLHLNSASCLPVLRLALLFLAFYAAMRLARPEAPPRRTRRRPRQALKASGCSEEQLEGACQSPGTCCHVPLETLTLARGLRLVEERIQDVARHLEEVLIPPSVSTLAGSSLSSSSWDSSSSVPCGSSCVALREASQRWSLSLCRAGETVSVVGWEGPSRPTPPPPLPRPRVPSRRDRPEQPAGRAQPSAPAFDSSLHHEHLASQPGALTLSTESLAQVAPSRPAGPPPEGHPAEMFVPSRVPRPGRAAWEEPDRPAWEELEHPGRTGRTQQEQDFPAPRKPPRPLLPPAPQPPTPGQPVLGGRDTEQPWDLLPAPPTRGFPAQLPPPPRADSRPRRGQGSQEPCVCPTGPPPPKAPRAVPAPDPSPARRVSTVAAKLQGHVAQKCLEIQRKAFPRLVGESHRSAAFPGEPILAWPPQPPGEPGEGGAAASPARGRAPAPPLSPPGRRMQLATRWGLPPPAPEPPAKPPPPVPARRAGPEPGEMETDLLLATQERGRPDAPWKARGGQPGPGAPALRLEAPGRGGSPPRGAALPAERHQEAAGAPPGQAAGAAEMGAAPEGAGFPGGVHGARPGAERPAVSSARRGRGAGSLAALLEGSVRSPACRGPRREGDGGTGPARGHKAAAGPVVLPEVSGGRERGGTPSPSPSVADPGAKRRLLGLPAPPNAGDGRQRWRGRRPGEPRAL